CGCCGGGCGGCATGAGCGAAGTCATGAAGGTGGAAGATGTCGACCGCCTGCGCGAGCAGGCCGCACAGAAGCAGGAAGAGGAACAGCAGGACCACGCCTACGACATCTTCTGACGGCACACGTACACATACACACCACACGGGGGTGAGTCATGGCACGAGGCGAACACCACAAGATCCATGCCCAGGACAGGGCCCAGCGGCATCGCGTCCTGGTCGCCCAAGAGGCGGCCCGCCTGATGAGCGAGCATGGCATCCGTGACTTCCACCACGCGAAGCTGAAGGCCGCGGAGCGGCTGGGTATCGTCGACACCCAGGCGCTGCCGCGCAACCACGAGATCGAGGACGCGCTGCGCGAGCACCAGCGCCTGTTCCAGGCCGACACACAACCCCAGGCCCTGCGGGCGCGCCGCGAGGCGGCGATCGAGGCGATGCGCTTCCTGCGCGGCTTCGATGCGCGACTGGTCGGTGCCGTGCTGGAAGGCACCGCCGACGACCACTCGGCCGTCTGCCTGCATCTGTTCAGCGACGATCCCGAGGCACCGGTCCTGTTCCTGCAGGAACAGGGTATTCCACTGGAAACCCAGACACGCCGGCTGCGTTGGTCCAACGACACGCAGAGCGAACACCCCGTTCTGCTGTTCGGCGCGGACGGCATCCCCTTCGACCTCACCGTGCTGCCCGTGGACGCCCTGCGCCAGGCCCCGCTCGACCGCGTGGACGAACGCCCCATGCGCCGCGCCACCGTGTCGATGGTCCAGGCCCTGCTAGCCGGGTAGGAGCGCACGATGTGCGCGAACCCCTGAACCCTGCTACGTCGAATGAAGCCGCCCCTCGCACAAATTAAGGCGTTTCCGAGCGCAAAACGAAGCAAACCCGGCGCCGACCGGGTTTACGGAAACGCTTGCGCATGCGGCCTGCAAGGTTCACCGGGCTCACGGAAACGCCTGCACATGCGGCCGTTCGGCTTCATTCGCGTGATGGGATCTGAGGGTTCGCGCACATGCGTGCGCTCCTACCGCGCTAAAAAAAAGGCCCGCATTTGCGGGCCTTTTTTTTAGCGCTTGTCGTTCGGGATGTAGTCGCGAACGTCGGCGCCGGTGTAGATCTGGCGGGGGCGGCCGATGCGCGCGCCCGGGGTTTCGTGCTGTTCGATCCAGTGGGCGATCCAGCCGGAGGTGCGCGCGATGGCGAACATCACGGTGAACATCTCGGTGGGGATGCCCAGTGCCTTGTAGATGATGCCGGAGTAGAAGTCGACGTTCGGGTAGAGCTTGCGCTCCACGAAGTAGTCGTCCTTCAGCGCGGCTTCTTCCAGCTTCATGGCGACGTCGAGCAGCGGGTCGTTGACGCCGAGCTCCTCGAGCACCTTGTGGCACATCTCGCGGATGATCTTCGCGCGCGGATCGAAGTTCTTGTAGACGCGGTGACCGAAGCCCATCAGGCGGAACGAATCGTTCTTGTCCTTCGCGCGCTTGACCGCGTTCTCGACCTTGTCGGCGGAGCCGATTTCCTCGAGCTGCTTCAGCACGGCTTCGTTGGCGCCGCCGTGCGCCGGGCCCCACAGCGCCGTGATACCCGCGGCGATGGACGCATACGGATTGGCGCCGGTGGAACCGACGAGGCGAACCGTGGACGTCGACGCGTTCTGCTCGTGGTCGGCATGCAGGATGAACAGCAGGTCGAGCGCCTTGGCGACTACCGGGTTCAGTTCGAGCGGCTCGCTCGGCACTTCGAACATCATGTGCAGGAAGCGGGTGACGTATTCGAGGTTGTTGCGCGGGTAACGCGTCGGCCAGCCGATCGAGTGACGGTAGATGGCGGCCGAGATGGTCGGCATCTTCGCGATAAGACGGACGGCGGCGAGCTTGCGGTCTTCCGGGTTATCGACATCGAGCTTGTCGTGATAGAACGCCGACAGCGACGCGATGGAACCGGCCAGCATGGCCATGGGATGCGCGTCGTGGTTGAAGCCACGCAGGAAGAACTTGAGGTTCTCGTGCATCATCGAGTGATGCGTGATGTCGTGCTCGAACGCGGCGTACTCGGTCTTGTTCGGCAGTTCGCCGTTGAGCAGCAGGTAGGAGGTTTCGAGGAAGGTGGACTTCTCGGCGAGCTGTTCGATCGGGTAGCCCCGATACAGCAGCACACCCTTGTCGCCGTCGATATAGGTGATGGCGCTCTTGGTGCTGGCGGTGCTGCCGTAACCCGGATCGTAGGTGAAGTAACCGGTGTCCTTGTACAGCGTGCCGATGTCGACGCACTCGGCGCCGAGCGTGCCGCCGATGACCGGCAGTTCGCTCACGGGCTTGTTGGATTCATCGACCAATTTGACGGTTTTGGCGTCGGACACGGCGAGCTCCTCTGTGCTTTGTTCCCGCCGCCTCCCCCTCGGGGAAAGCGACGTAGCCATGGTTGGGATAACGACCCCCTGGGGAAGGCGCCGTACCGGTCGCAACCCGCGACCGAAGTTCCCCATTATCACACAGAGGCCCTTCGAACGTCCGTTAGCCCGACGTGTAAACCGCGCACGCAAAAAGACACGGGGCAAGCCGTGGGCCTGCCCCGTGTCTTTTTATCCTCGCGACACGCCACCCCGCAGGCGGCGCGCGGATGATGTCGCTGCTTACTTCTTGCCGTAGCGCTGACGGAACTTGTCGACGCGACCGCCGACGTCCAGCGTCTTCTGCTTACCGGTATAGAACGGGTGCGAGTGGCTCGAGATATCGAGCTTGATCACCGGGTATTCGTTACCGTCTTCCCACTTGACGGTGTCCTTCGAGGACATCGTCGAACGCGTCAGGAACGCGAAATCGGAGGAAAGGTCCTGGAAGACCACCGGCTGGTACTTCGGATGGATGTTCTCTTTCATGGCTTGAACCTGAGAAATAGCGGGGTGAAAAGAGCGGCATTGTAGCCCGCACCCGGGGCCTTCGCAACCGGCGGCCCAGGAAACCTAGGTAGACGCGACCGGCGCGACGCCCAGCGCACCGGCGATCAAGTCGCCGAAGCGATCGTGGTCCACTTCCAGCACCACCCTGGCGTTGGGGCGCCCACCCAGCCGGCCCTGCCAATCCACCACGGTGGCGCCACGGGTCAGCCGCCCGTCCAGTTCGATGGCGACATGGCGGGTTTCCGCGCGGACGATCATCGCGGGGTCCAGCGCCACGGCCATGGCCAGCGCGTCGGCGGCGATGAAACCCGTGCGCTCGTGGGCGGCGTTGAAGCGGCGCGCCGTGCCGAAGATTTTCTCGAAGAAGGCGGCGCGGTGGTCGCCCGCCGCTACCCAGCGATCGTAGACCTCGTCGGGGAAGGCATGGCGGACCGTGGCCTCCCAGTCGACCAGGTCGAAACCCTGGAACGCCTCGAAGACGACGTGCGCGGCTTCCGGATCGAAGCCGATGTTGAACTCAGCGGGTATCCGGCCGGTGTTGCCGTGCCCCGTCACCGCGCCGCCCATGACCACCAGGCGCTTGACGCGTGCGGGAAACGAGGGATCGAGCCGCACGGCCAGGGCCAGGTTGGTCAACGGCCCCAGGGCCACCAGGGTCAACTCGCCCGGGCGCTCGCGGGTCAGGCGGATCAGGGCGAGGGCCGCGTGCTCGGCATGCGCCGTGTGGGCCGGCTCGACGAAGCCGACATCGCCGAAACCGTCCGCGCCATGCACGAACGCGGCGTCCTCGTCGGGGGCACGCACCAGCGGCGACGGGCAACCGGCGAACACCGGCGTGGTCGCGCCGATCAGCTCCACGAGGGTGCAGGCGTTGCGCACCGTGTGCGCCAGGCCGACGTTACCGGCGGCAACCGTCAGGGCGGTGACATCGGTGTGCGCATGGGCCATCAGGATGGCCAGCGCGTCGTCCACGCCGGGGTCGGTGTCGATCAGCAGCGGCAGTCGGGTCATCGGGGTATCGGTCCGTGGACGGCCGCACAGCATAACGCCGGCCGCCAGCTTCAGACAGCCTGGCGGGACGCCGCGTCGGCAGCGGCGAAGGCGAAACCGAGCTCGCCCGCCACCTGGGTCACCCCGGCGAGCACCCGATCCAGCGAGGGCGTGCGCGTGGCGATGCGCGGCCGGAGGTCCAGCGTGCAGGCGAGGCCGGCCTGGAGCAGGTCGGCATGCGCGACATGCAGCGTATCGGCCTGCGCCTGGCTCAGCAGCCCTTGCTCGCGCAGCACGTCGATCAGCGGACTGCTGGCCGGCGTATCCAGAATGGCGGGGCACGTGGCGGCATGCGCCAGCACCATGCCCTGCAGGATGAACTCGATGTCGATCAAGGCACCGCCGCCCTGCTTGAGATCGACATGGCCTGCGTCGGAACGATCACGCTCGCCACGCCAGCGGGCACGCATCGCGCTCACTTCCGCGAGAACGCGCTCGGCGTCACGCGGCGTGGCGAGGATGTCCCGGCGGATCTCGGCCAGCAGGCCACCGACGCGCGCATCCCCCGCCACCGGCCGGGCACGCAGCAGCGCCTGGTGCTCCCAGGTCCACGCACGGTCGCGCTGGTAGGCCTCGAAGGCATCCACGCTGGCCACGAGCAGACCCTTGGAGCCGTCCGGCCGCAGGCGCGTATCCACGTCGTAAAGCTTGCCGGCGTGGGTCTGCGCGCTCAGCCAGTGCATGACCCGCTGGGCCAGTCGCTGGTACCAGCGCGTGCCATCGACCGGACGGGGACCGTCGCTCATCGCGTTGGCGCGCTTGCCGTCGTAGACGAACACCAGATCGAGGTCGGAGGCGAAACCCAGTTCCTCACCACCGAGGCTGCCGTAGCCCAGCACCGCGAAACCGCTGCCCTCGCCGGGAAGGCGCCCGTGCTGCGCCGTCAGTTCCCGCGTGGCAAGGGCGAGCACCGCCGCGACCACCGCCTCCGCCAGGCCGGCCAGGCGCCGCGCGGTGGCCGTTGCGTCGGCACGCCCGTCGTTGAACGCCAGGCCCAGGCGGAACGCGATGCTGGAGCGGAATTCATTGATACGTTCCAGCTCGTGCTCCGCGTCGCGCTCGTCCAGCGTGCCGAGCGAACGGGCCATCTCCGCCGAGATGTCCGCGCGCTTCAGCGGCAACTGGTCGATGCGCGGATCGAGCACGTCGTCGAGCAGAAGCGGTTGCGCGATGACACGCTCGGCCAGGAACGCGCTGTCGGCGAAGACATGCGCTACGCGGCGACGTGCGCTGGGCTGTTCATCCAGCAGCGCCAGGTAGGACGATCGGCGCGCCACGGCCTGCACGAGACGAAGCATGCGCAACAGGCTGGCCGCTGGCGAGGCACTGCCCCGGGCCGCGCCGATCAGCTGCGGCATCAATCGCTCCAGCCGCTCGGACGAGCGTGCCGACATCGATCGCACCGACGCCGCGCGTGGCAGCTTCACCAGCTCCGCGGCCACATCGTGGCCCGGACGAAAACCCGAAGCTTCCAGTGTCTCCCCCACGAGCGATTCGTCTCTGGCGGCGTTCCATAACTCGACGTCGGCCGCCGGGGCCACCGCCTTGCCGCCGGCCTCCGGCACCAGCACCGCGGCGAACTCGGCGGACACCGCATCGCGATGGCCGGCCAGCACCTCCGCCAGCGCGTTCCACGAGGGGTAATTCATGCCCAGGGCAAGACGCTCGCGCGACAGCTCGTCGTCGGGAATATCGTGCGTCTGCGCGTCGCGCAGCATCTGCACGCGGTTCTCCAGCAGGCGCAGGAACAGGTAGGCCTCGCGCAACAGCTTTGCCCGCGCCGCCGGGATGTAACCTTTCGCCTCGCAGGCACGCAGGGCCGGCAGCAGCCCGCGCACGCGCAGGGCGGGGTCGCGCCCGCCGCGGATCATCTGGGTGAGCTGCACCACGAATTCGATTTCGCGGATACCGCCCGGCCCCAGCTTGAGGTTGCCGGCCAGGTCCTTGCGCGCGACTTCCGCGTCGATCAGCGACTTCATCTCGCGCAGACCGGCGAATGCCGTGTAATCGAGGTAACGCCGATACACGAACGGCCGCAACATGTCCTGTAGCTCGCGCCCGGCGACACGATCGCCGGCCACGGGACGCGCCTTGATCCAGGCATAACGTTCCCAGTCGCGGCCCTCGCGCTGGTAGTACTGCTCCATTGCGGCGAACGGTAGCGCGAGGCGCCCCGCGTTGCCGAACGGGCGCAGACGCAGGTCGACGCGGGCACAGATGCCGTCCACGGTGGGTTCGGCGAGCAGGCGCACCAGCTGGCGTGTCTCGCGGATGAAGTACTCGCCGTTGTCGAGGGGACGCGCGCCGTCGGTCTCGCCACCGGAGGCATAGGCCAACACGAGGTCGATATCGGAGGAAAAATTCAGCTCGTTGCCGCCCAGCTTGCCGAAACCGACCACCACCATGCGCTGCTCCACGCCGGCCGGGTCGCGCGGGCGGCCGTAGCGCGCATGCAGCGACTGCTCGGACCAGCGCAGGGCAGCCGACAACAACGTTTCGTAGAGCGCGCTCGTGGAGGCCAGGGTGTCGTCGACATCGTCCAGGCCATTGACGTCGCGAAATACGATGCGCAACGCCTCCGCATGCCGGAAGCGCCGCAGCATCGCCATGCAGCGCTCCTCGTCGGTAGGCAGGTCGAGCGAGGCGGCGCGGGTGCTGGCATCCGGATTGCCGCGAAGGCGCTCGAGGCCCGCAGGGGACAGCAGTTCAGGCTGGCGACGCAGCACATCGAACGCGAAATCCGAGGCCAGCAAGGTGCGACGGATGCGCTCGGCCACGCCGGCGTCGTCATGCAGCGGCACGCGCGCCGCGCGGCATGCCGCCATGACGTCGGCATAGCGATGGTCGATGAGGCCGCGGAGTTCGGGACTCTCGCGTGGCACTGGCGTGGAAGCATTCATAGGATGGTCATTGTGCCCGAGGCGGACCGGTCGCGGCCGGGTTCGCAAAACTGAGGTTTTTCTTGCGAATCATGACCTTTTTTGTCATGACATTTCGATGACCGCCTGACAACCGGTTCATGTCCATTACGTTACAGTCCCGATCCCCTCACGACGGGGGCGCGATACGAGGACGCTATGACTCTCCTTTCATCACATGGGCGTGACATCGCCGGACGGGTCGCCCTGCCGCTGTGCCTGGCGGTCGCGTTCGTCCTCTATACGGGATTTCTCGACGGCAATCCCGGCGTCGCCAGCAGCGCGTGGGCGGAGCGCCCCTGGCACCTGTTCGCCAATGCGCTGCCGGGGCTGTTGCTGGCCTCGCTGCTGCTGGTGCTCACCCGTCGCGCCTGGTTGTCCTTCGGCATCGCCTTCCTCGTCCAGGGTGCCGTCCTGGCGGTCAGCGCGATCAAGATGAAGAACCTGGGCTCGCCCCTGTTGCCGGCCGATTTCCGCATGGTGGGCCAGCTGAAGAACGGCGGCCTGCACCTCCTGGGCGGCTACCTGCCCGCCAGCCCGTTGCCCTACCTGGCCATCCTCGGCGTCGTCGCGCTGATCGTCCTGGTCGCCCGCGTCGAGCCACCGTTGTTCGCGAGGCGCACCCATGGCCGCCGCCTGGTCTCCGGGCTGGCCCTGTTCGCGTTGATCGGCACGCTGGCCGCGGGGGTGCCGGCCTGGTCGGCGATGTACAACAAGGACCGCCTGGGCATGCAGCCCTGGTCTGCCGCCTCCAACGCCGGATACAACGGCGTGGTCACCACGCTCATGCAGTTCCGCCTGCAGAACGCCGGCAAGAAGCAGAAGGCCGATCCGGCCGAAGCACAGCAGTTCCTCGCGGCCACCGATGCCCAGCTGCGCCAGCACATGACCAGCGCCGCGGCGAATGCGCGCCAGACACCGGACATCGTGGTGATCCAGAGCGAGTCGTTCTTCGATCCCGCCGTCATTCGCGGCATCGAGCACGAGGATTTCGCACCAAACCTACACCGTCTGGCCCAGCACGCCAGCACAGGGCAACTGCACGTGCCCACGTTCGGCGGCGGCACCATCCGCACGGAGTTCGAGGTACTGACGGGGCTGTCGCTGCGCTACTTCCCGACCATGCAGTTTCCTTACCTGCAGATGCAGGCCGGTGTCATGCCGGGCATGGTCCGCGTCCTGCGCTCGCATGGCTACGAGACCGTCGCCGTGCACGGCAACGATGCCGGGTTCTGGAACCGCACCGCGGCGTTCAAGTCGCTGGGCTTCGACCGTTTCGTATCGCAGCCGGACTTCCCGAAGGGCGTCCGCAAGGATGGCGAATACATGGCCGACAGCGCCATGACCGATGAAATCATGAGCCAGCTGAAAGAGGCCGGCCCACCGCGATTCGTCTTCGCCATCAGCATGGAAGCCCATGGCCCCTACGACAAATCGGTAAACATCGACACGAAGGAACGCGACGCCATCCCCGTGCCAGAGGGCATCAGCGACGACGCCAAGCTGCAGCTGCGTAATTACATCTATCACATGCGCCATGCCGACGCGGAACTGGGGCGCCTTGCCGCGCTACTGCGACAGCGCGAGCGTCCGACACTGCTACTGTTCTACGGCGATCACCTTCCGGCACTGGTGGAAACCTACGACAAGGCCGGGTTCGTCGATGGCAAGACGATGCTGACGCAGACCGTACCCTACGTATTGATCGACGCGCACGATGACGGCCCGGCACCGGTCAAGGCCGACCTGGCCGCCTGGATGTTGCCCGGCAAGCTGCTGGAACAGGCCGGGATACACGACGACCCCTACTTCGCACTCACGCAGGTGGTCGGCCAGCAACTGGCCTCGCTCACCCATGCGCCGGATGCTACCGAGGCGGCCGAAGACGACAGCCAGTCGTTCACCGATACGTCGATGAAAAACATCGCGATGTTGCGCATGAAACGCAAGCTGGAGCCGCTGGTCGCCAGTTACGCGACACCGGCCGCGGAGACCGCCGTCCGTCGCCCGGGCGAGACCGGCCCCGCCACGGAATCCGCCGCCGGAGCCGGCCAGTAGCGGCATCGCAATATGTTGCGCATGCGTGCCGAATTTACAGTCCGATAGTACGGGCGCATGGATCATCCGGTGCCCTGGATCACAGAACACCTGTAAGTGCAGGCATAGCGTGGTGACGCACCGTCCACGGTGCGGGAGCCGGGGGGCGCGCGCCGACCATCGTTGGTCGACGGCACAGGGACGACGCCCTTTCATTACAGGAGTCGTACGCATGAAGAGGTTCGCTTCCATCGGCCGGATCGTGGCGCGCTCCGGCATCGTTGCCGTGATGTTCTCTTTCGCATGGGCCGCCAGCGCGTTTGACGTATCGCCCCCAACATCCCACGTCGAGCTCACACGCGTCGGCTCGATGCCGACCAGCGCGAAGCCGGCCGGTATTCCGGATGATTACGTCATTACACCCAACGGCTATTTCTCTCCCGACTGCGTCGCCACGGTACACACCGGCGATGAGTTGCAACGAAACGGCATGATCCGCCGCGCCTCGGGAACCATGGAAACGGCGGCCACCTGCGGCAAGCCCAATTACACGCTGCAAGGCGAGCGCGTCGAAGCCGACGGTCGCCATGTGCTACGTAGCGCATCCACCCCGCCACCGGAGCAAAGTGGCTGGGTGCAGGCGGCCAACTACACCAGCAGCACGCCGATCGGACGCATCGTCGCCACGTGGACCGTACCCAACGCTCCGACGACGAAGGACGATCAGGTCATCTATTTCTTCCCGGGCCTGGAGCAACTGCCGACGGTGCAATCCATCCTGCAACCCGTACTGGGATGGAACGGCTACAACGACAAGGCCTGGACCCTCGCCAGCTGGAACTGCTGCGTCGACGGCACGACGTATCACAGCGATCCGATTCCCGCGCGCGTCGGCGATACGGTGGTGGGCGACACATATTCCACGTGCGCCGCGGGTCAGGCCTGCTCGACATGGAAGATCGATTCACGCAACACCACCACGGGCAAGACCAGCTCGCTGACCACCAACCCCTATGCCGACCTGACCTGGGTCTTCGGTGGCGTGCTGGAGGTCTATAACGTCTCCACGTGTGGCGAGTACCCCGGCGGCCCGATCACCTTCAGCAACATCCAGGTATACGACCGCAACAACACACGCGTTGCCTCGCCACCGTGGAAGGGCTTCAGCACCTCCGGCATCAATCCGCAGTGCAATTACGGACTGAGCACCACGGCCACGTCGGCGACGATCTCGTATTGAGTCCAGCGCCGTCCGCGACGACGATCACAGCGCCTGATCGTCGTCGTGATAGCTGAAGGGCCAACTTTCGTCGGTCGGGTCGATCCGCACGATGGGGAGCAGGCGTCCTGTCGCTTCGTAGAAATCCGCCCGACTGGTGCGGACCCACTGCAAGGCACCCGCATCCGTATCCAGGAAGAACAGCGCCTCGATCGGCAGCCGGTCCGGGATATCCTGCGGCCACTCAGCCATCATGACCTCCATGTAACGTCGCGACGGAATTTCGAGACGACCACGCTGCCTGGCAAGGACGGCCAGATCGAACGAAAAGGCGTCGACACCGAACGCGCACTGGTGCAGCGCACGTCGACGAAACGCATCCGGCGGGTTCTCTGGTTCGGGTGCCACCGACAGGTAATGCCGGGCGAATGCGTCCGCTGTCACGATGCCCTGCTCCAGGCAGGGCCGGCTATCGACCGGATAGTCCAGCGACGCGCTACATCCGTAGGTTCCGCGATCGATGCCGGTGATCGCGTCGTACGGATAGACACACTGCATCTGCAGCCCATAACGACCATCCGCCGACCAGTGCTCCGCCGCCGCGACGATGAAACCGTACGTGCCGAAGAGTTCCAGCGACCCAACATCAGCGCGGAAGTAGCTGAACGACACACCACGATAGGCGTCGGCCGGATTGGGATTCCAGAAAGGGTAGGCGGGCGAATACACGGTCGTGCGCAACAGCACGCCGTTGCAGTAGAACGCCGCCTGCGTACCCTCCGTGCAGGCCGTTCGCACATCTGCATAACGTGCGTTGAGCGCACTCGCCACGTCATCTCCGGCCGAACGGCGCGGCGCAAGCGGGCCGGGGGACAGCCCGCACCCGGCGGCCATTGCCATCGCCGCCAGGGGAAACATCCATGAAGTCCATGCCATGAGCCCGATCTCCTCGATTCATCGACGCAAGCGCCGCACCGGCAGCTAGTCGTGCAAGGTGACCGGCGTACCGGGACCCGTGGTCTTACGCGCCGCGATGCGCCGGGACGCGGCATCGTCTGGCGTTCCCTGATCGTCCGCGTGGAAGCTGAAAGGAGGGTCGCTGAGTGAGGTCGTCATGCGCAGGATCGGAAGCAGCCGACCGGCCTGGACAAAAAAATCGGCCTGCATCGCCCTGGCCTGCCGCAAGCTCGCCGACGTGGGTGCGCGCCCCTCGACAAAGACATACAGGGCTTCGATGGGGAGTTTCTGCGGGATGTCCTGCGGCCAGGTACCGATGACCTGCTCGGTGTATCGCTGCCACTCGTCCTCCTCGAGCAACCCGCCCTTGCGTGCATGAATGCTCAACTGGAACGCGCGCGCATCGACGCCAAACGCGCATTGGTGCGTCTGCCGGGCAACGTAGTTGGATCCGCCACTGAGATAGTGCGCGGCGAAGGCCTCCACGGTCTCGATGCCTTGCTCGCCGCAGGGCCCGCTATCCTTCAGACCGCGGTGTGCGCCACACCCATGGATACCCCTTTGCGCGCCCGTATATCCGTCGAAGGCAAACGAGCAATACATCTCCAGCACTGGCGCGCCCGCGCGCGCCCAATCGTCCGCGGGACCGAAGACATAGCCCTGATCCTGGAATGACCGACGAATGCCGACATCCTTCCGCAGGTAGCTGAAGGACACGCCGGTATAATTCGGGTCCACCTTGTTGTTCCAGAAGTAGTACGGACTGGCCCAGATGACGCCGCGATAGATGACGCCACTGCAGAAGTAAGCCGCGTTTCCGTCAGTGCATGTACTGCGCACGTCCTCGTAGCGTGCGTTGAGCCGCTCCGCCAGCGCCTCTCCAGCGCCGGTAGCAGCCGATGTCGTGGCGACGGAGACCGCGACAGGCGTAGCGCTCTCGTGGCTCCCGCGCTCCACCGCGACCTGGGCACACCCTGCGATGAGCAGTGCACAGGTGAGCGGCACCCACCATCCCTTGCTGTTTTTCATGACGACATTCCGTGTCTTCGGGGACTTCATTGATAACACTTGAAAGCCATGCCGGACGACGACCACCGGACCGTTCGCTATGTCGATCCGGCCAGCCGCGCCGCAACAGGTTGAATGGACTGAAATACACGATGCGAAATGCATAAAAAAAGGAGCCCCGCATCGCGGGGCTCCCTTGTTCCGTACCGTGTGCGGCGGAGCTTAGAAGTCCATACCGCCCATGCCACCCATGCCGCCGCCCGGGCCACCGTGGCCGCCGCCGTCGTCCTTCTTCGGCACTTCGGTCACGGCCGCTTCGGTCGTGATGATCGAGCCGGCGACCGAGGCCGCGAACTGCAGGGCCGAACGGGTCACCTTGGTCGGGTCCAGGATGCCGAAGGCGATCATGTCGCCGAACTCGCCGGTCGCGGCGTTGTAGCCGAAGTTGCCTTCGCCGGCCTTGACCTGGTTGACGATGACCGACGCTTCTTCACCGGCGTTGGTGACGATGGCGCGCAGCGGGGCCTCCAGCGTGCGACGGGTGATCGCGATGCCGAGGTCCTGGTCGGTGTTCTTGCCCTTCAGGCCTTCCAGCGCCTTCAGTGCACGGATCAGCGCGACGCCGCCGCCCGGGACCACGCCCTCTTCGACGGCTGCGCGCGTGGCGTGCAGGGCATCTTCGACGCGGGCCTTCTTTTCCTTCATCTCGACTTCCGTCGCGGCGCCGACCTTGATGACGGCCACGCCGCCGGCCAGCTTGGCCACGCGCTCCTGCAGCTTCTCACGGTCGTAGTCCGACGAGGTTTCTTCGATCTGCGCCTTGATCTGCTTGATGCGCGACTGGATGCCTTCGGCATCGCCGGCACCGTCGATGATCGTGGTGTTTTCCTTGGTGATCACGACGCGCTTGGCGCGGCCCAGATCGGTGATGGTGGCCTTGTCGAGCGCCAGACCCACTTCCTCGGAGATGACCGTGCCGCCCGTGAGGTTGGCGATGTCTTCCAGGATGGCCTTGCGACGATCGCCGAAGCCCGGCGCCTTGACGGCGGCGACCTTGACGATACCGCGGATGGTGTTGACGACGAGGGTGGCAAGGGCTTCGCCCTCGACTTCCTCGGCCACGATCAGCAGCGGCTTGGCGGCCTTGGCGACGGCTTCGAGCACCGGCAGCAGTTCACGGACGTTGGAGATCTTCTTGTCGTGGATGAGGATGAACGGATCGTCCAGTTCAACCTGCTGCGACTGCTGGTTGTTGATGAAGTACGGCGAGAGGTAGCCGCGGTCGAACTGCATGCCTTCGACGACGTCCAGCTCGTTCTCGAGGCCCGAGCCTTCCTCGACCGTGATCACGCCTTCCTTGCCGACCTTGCCCATCGCCGTGGCGATGATGTCGCCGATGTTCGCATCGGAGTTGGCCGAGATGGTGCCGACCTGGGCGATGGCCTTGTCGTCGGCGGTGGGGTTGGAGAGCTTCTTCAGCTCGCCGACCGCCGCGATGACAGCCTGGTCGATACCGCGCTTGAGGTCCATCGGGTTGATGCCCGCGGCCACGGCCTTGAGGCCTTCCTGGATGAACGCCTGGGCGAGGACGGTCGCGGTCGTGGTGCCGTCACCGGCCACGTCGGAGGTCTTCGAGGCGG
This DNA window, taken from Luteibacter sp. 9135, encodes the following:
- a CDS encoding LTA synthase family protein, with translation MTLLSSHGRDIAGRVALPLCLAVAFVLYTGFLDGNPGVASSAWAERPWHLFANALPGLLLASLLLVLTRRAWLSFGIAFLVQGAVLAVSAIKMKNLGSPLLPADFRMVGQLKNGGLHLLGGYLPASPLPYLAILGVVALIVLVARVEPPLFARRTHGRRLVSGLALFALIGTLAAGVPAWSAMYNKDRLGMQPWSAASNAGYNGVVTTLMQFRLQNAGKKQKADPAEAQQFLAATDAQLRQHMTSAAANARQTPDIVVIQSESFFDPAVIRGIEHEDFAPNLHRLAQHASTGQLHVPTFGGGTIRTEFEVLTGLSLRYFPTMQFPYLQMQAGVMPGMVRVLRSHGYETVAVHGNDAGFWNRTAAFKSLGFDRFVSQPDFPKGVRKDGEYMADSAMTDEIMSQLKEAGPPRFVFAISMEAHGPYDKSVNIDTKERDAIPVPEGISDDAKLQLRNYIYHMRHADAELGRLAALLRQRERPTLLLFYGDHLPALVETYDKAGFVDGKTMLTQTVPYVLIDAHDDGPAPVKADLAAWMLPGKLLEQAGIHDDPYFALTQVVGQQLASLTHAPDATEAAEDDSQSFTDTSMKNIAMLRMKRKLEPLVASYATPAAETAVRRPGETGPATESAAGAGQ
- the groL gene encoding chaperonin GroEL (60 kDa chaperone family; promotes refolding of misfolded polypeptides especially under stressful conditions; forms two stacked rings of heptamers to form a barrel-shaped 14mer; ends can be capped by GroES; misfolded proteins enter the barrel where they are refolded when GroES binds) — translated: MASKEVRFGEDVRARMLKGVNTLANAVKVTLGPKGRNVVLEKSFGAPTVTKDGVSVAKEIELADKYENIGAQIVKEAASKTSDVAGDGTTTATVLAQAFIQEGLKAVAAGINPMDLKRGIDQAVIAAVGELKKLSNPTADDKAIAQVGTISANSDANIGDIIATAMGKVGKEGVITVEEGSGLENELDVVEGMQFDRGYLSPYFINNQQSQQVELDDPFILIHDKKISNVRELLPVLEAVAKAAKPLLIVAEEVEGEALATLVVNTIRGIVKVAAVKAPGFGDRRKAILEDIANLTGGTVISEEVGLALDKATITDLGRAKRVVITKENTTIIDGAGDAEGIQSRIKQIKAQIEETSSDYDREKLQERVAKLAGGVAVIKVGAATEVEMKEKKARVEDALHATRAAVEEGVVPGGGVALIRALKALEGLKGKNTDQDLGIAITRRTLEAPLRAIVTNAGEEASVIVNQVKAGEGNFGYNAATGEFGDMIAFGILDPTKVTRSALQFAASVAGSIITTEAAVTEVPKKDDGGGHGGPGGGMGGMGGMDF